A stretch of Salvelinus namaycush isolate Seneca chromosome 42, SaNama_1.0, whole genome shotgun sequence DNA encodes these proteins:
- the LOC120034678 gene encoding C-type lectin mannose-binding isoform-like, which translates to MMKVLPILAMMLLGTSAMVFNALNSTEPKRVSGKVKDFLHCPGHSTWYKLGDKCVKHFKEELDFQSAEDFCHSQKGKAHLISIHSALENENVDVFAQRFSRNSPRIWLGGFTVSNPLQPHRYLWTDGSPMNYYSWLQNPRQPSGDGQCMEMNWQGKGDWNDKPCSQTNYFLCAFIPGEREEMKGGEEEEGTVEKGSGRFII; encoded by the exons ATGATGAAGGTCCTACCCATTCTGGCCATGATGCTACTCGGGACGTCTGCCATGGTGTTCAATGCCCTAAACTCCACCG AACCTAAACGGGTCTCTGGGAAGGTCAAGGACTTTCTTCATTGTCCTGGCCATTCTACCTGGTATAAACTGGGGGACAAATGTGTTAAGCACTTCAAGGAAGAATTGGACTTTCAATCTGCTGAG GATTTCTGCCACTCTCAAAAGGGCAAAGCTCATCTGATATCAATCCACTCTGCCCTGGAGAACGAAAACGTGGATGTTTTTGCTCAGAGGTTCAGCAGAAATTCCCCTCGCATCTGGCTTGGCGGTTTTACAGTATCCAACCCTCTTCAG CCTCACCGCTACCTCTGGACTGATGGGTCCCCCATGAACTACTATTCCTGGCTTCAGAACCCCAGGCAGCCATCCGGTGATGGACAGTGCATGGAAATGAACTGGCAAG GAAAAGGGGATTGGAATGATAAGCCGTGCAGCCAAACCAATTACTTTCTGTGTGCCTTCATACCTGGTGAAAGAGAGGAaatgaaaggaggagaagaagaagaggggacGGTGGAGAAAGGGAGTGGGAGGTTTATCATTTAA